A single region of the Brienomyrus brachyistius isolate T26 chromosome 10, BBRACH_0.4, whole genome shotgun sequence genome encodes:
- the LOC125750192 gene encoding transcription factor p65-like: MDVLCNWGLTTMSQGTPFLEIIEQPKQRGMRFRYKCEGRSAGSIPGENSNDTTKTHPAIKVHNYTGPVHVRISLVTKNHPYKPHPHELVGKDCKHGFYEATLQDRRVHSFQNLGIQCVKKKDVNDAISCRLQTQNNPYKIPEAEVWAEEFDLNAVRLCFQASITLPNSQLYSLQPVVSQPIYDNRAPNTAELKICRIDRNAGTCRGGDEVFLLCDKVQKEDIEVRFFKDSWEDKGSFSQADVHRQVAIVFRTPPYSNPNLAEPVRVQIQLRRPSDREVSEPMDFQYLPVEPDEYRVMEKRKRTEGMFQNLKLGNIVSGPSAGERRAINIARRTVTSKPHLSSRGHPVNPVVPNVPVQVQAQAQAQAQAQAQAQALFSSQPGHLFSAHPKAEVTPSTESWQFQNNLPLASQNKAASVSSFSSPAPTTDPASAPTQKYHTVNLTDLYEFSFTGFSNSQESERTTASVTRGVDSMSGSRVWGAAAPTEPTTSFGMLPPQFRADSQLCPEEDLPEFPSLTDGQVSSTLDSINTEDFQAMLTQSGQAGDGVGSCMVTSMTPPRTSSTATDSLANHSSCRSTWMNYPSSIVTLLENEGMMDGPSATVSLSGPQDDLAGMSSMDEEHLLSIFNNGTPACLMSGHPT; encoded by the exons GCACCCCTTTTCTGGAGATCATTGAGCAGCCCAAGCAGAGAGGCATGCGATTCAGGTACAAGTGTGAGGGCAGATCAGCGGGAAGCATCCCAGGAGAGAACAGTAATGACACCACAAAGACTCATCCTGCCATTAAG GTACATAACTACACTGGTCCTGTCCATGTGAGAATTTCCCTGGTAACTAAGAACCACCCTTACAAGCCACACCCCCATGAGCTGGTTGGCAAGGACTGCAAACATGGCTTCTATGAGGCCACACTGCAGGACAGACGTGTGCACAG ttttcAGAACCTGGGAATACAGTGTGTGAAGAAGAAAGACGTGAATGATGCCATTTCCTGCAGGCTCCAGACACAGAACAACCCTTATAAAA TACCGGAGGCGGAGGTGTGGGCGGAAGAGTTTGACCTGAACGCAGTACGGCTCTGCTTCCAGGCCTCCATCACTCTGCCGAACAGCCAGttgtactcactgcagcctgTGGTGTCGCAACCCATTTATGACAACA GAGCCCCTAACACAGCAGAGCTGAAGATTTGCCGAATTGACAGGAACGCTGGCACCTGTCGAGGCGGGGATGAAGTCTTCCTGCTTTGTGATAAAGTTCAGAAAG AGGACATTGAAGTGCGATTCTTCAAAGACTCCTGGGAGGACAAGGGCTCTTTCTCTCAGGCTGATGTGCACCGGCAGGTGGCCATCGTCTTCCGTACCCCTCCCTACAGCAACCCCAACCTGGCCGAGCCTGTGCGGGTCCAGATCCAGCTACGGCGCCCCTCTGACCGTGAGGTCAGCGAGCCTATGGACTTCCAGTACCTGCCTGTGGAGCCGG ATGAGTACAGGGTGATGGAGAAAAGAAAACGCACAGAAGGAATGTTCCAGAATTTGAAGTTGGGCAACATTGTGTCTG GACCCAGTGCTGGAGAAAGGAGGGCCATCAACATTGCCAGAAGAACAGTGACGTCCAAGCCACATCTGTCCTCCAGGGGGCATCCAG TAAATCCAGTGGTTCCTAATGTCCCAGTTCAAGTGCAGGCCCAGGCCCAGGCCCAGGCCCAGGCCCAAGCACAAGCACAAGCACTGTTCAGTTCCCAGCCAGGGCATCTGTTCTCTGCTCATCCCAAAGCTGAGGTCACACCCTCCACGGAATCCTGGCAATTCCAGAACAATCTTCCCTTGGCATCTCAAAACAAGGCCGCCTCAGTGTCCAGCTTCTCCTCCCCTGCCCCAACTACAGACCCTGCTTCTGCGCCCACCCAGAAGTACCACACTGTAAACCTTACCGACCTCTATGAGTTCAGCTTCACCGGCTTCTCCAATAGCCAGGAGTCGGAGCGTACCACTGCTTCTGTGACCAGGGGTGTAGACAGCATGAGTGGGTCAAGGGTATGGGGAGCGGCAGCTCCGACTGAACCCACCACCTCCTTCGGCATGCTGCCACCCCAGTTTAGGGCAGATTCACAGCTGTGCCCAGAAGAGGACCTACCTGAATTTCCCAGCCTTACAGATGGCCAGGTGTCCAGCACACTTGACAGCATCAACACCGAGGACTTCCAGGCCATGCTGACTCAGAGTGGACAGGCAGGGGATGGGGTAGGGTCCTGCATGGTAACCAGCATGACACCCCCAAGAACCAGCTCCACTGCCACTGACTCTTTGGCTAACCACAGTAGCTGCAGAAGCACTTGGATGAACTACCCTAGCAGCATAGTCACTCTCCTGGAGAACGAGGGCATGATGGATGGCCCCTCGGCTACAGTCAGCCTCTCAGGGCCCCAGGACGACCTGGCTGGCATGAGCTCAATGGATGAAGAGCACCTCCTGTCCATTTTTAACAATGGAACCCCGGCGTGCCTTATGTCAGGGCACCCAACCTAA